The nucleotide sequence GAATCGATATCATTTTGTTTCCTAAGCGTAAGTCGTATTTGTGAATGTAACTTCTGTATTGGTATTTCAGTAGAGGTCATTCTAGGACAGTATATAATCTCGAACCTGTTATCTTCGGCATCGATTTCTGTATAGATATTTTGGCCTTATTTTTTCTAACTCTAAAGACTATGTATATATCATATCAGATATGTCGGCTTTGGAAGCAACTGGTGTAAATTGGTATTTAGGCCCAACAATGTATCAATTTAGGTTTGgtctcaagtcaggagcatgtaattcaatGGATGGTTGTTGTAgcgtatcatatttttttttcgtaaatgtttttgtatgtttaccaggctgttagttttctcttttgaactgCATAACATTTGTTAAGTCGGGGCCTTTATATAACTCTCGCATTGGCTTTCAGTCCATTGTTGTATGCCGTACAGAGATCTATAGTTGCGAGTATCTTCTACATTTGATAGTTGCCTCGATcattaacttttttatttatagGTTATTCTATAGAATATACTACATCAGTATTGTTAGCGGTGGATGTGAAAGCATTAGTACGATCATTTTACAAAGAATTGTATCTAACACTTTTAAGGCTTTTCTCCTGTTCAGTAAGGAACTGCCTCGGTTGTGTCGTGCATGCATGGTAGTTTACTCGCCTCGAGTTTGGGAGGTAGGTTTAATCCCCACCTCGGTCAAATCAAAGACTTTAATATTGGTATTTTCTGCCTATCTGCTAACCACATGGCATTCTGAAGAGCAATGAGTCGTAGGCTTAGAGACGGAATACTCTGTTTGTTTATTGGTGTTTTCGATCCAGTACAAAGCCGTGGTTCTTTTAATAAGTATATGGTGATTGTTTAAAAGAGACCAGGAAGGTTATAAGAACAGGATTGATTGATGTTCGCtttacgtccagtgacaaatatgtcatgcatgttcaggacgagaacaaataaacaataaaggtTGAAAGGCTAGACATTTGAAAGGTCTCTGTTAATGTTGGATAGGTTTAGAAACTAAGCATTGGAATAGGCTTTTTATTCTTGCAGGTAAAATGATGAAGTGTTACACCTGTGACTCACGAGAAGATAGCCACTGTGGAAACACATTTGGATATACTAAAGTCCAAGCTGAAAACAAACAACTGATAACAGACTGCAAGGAAAGTCAGGTCTGTAGGAAAACAACAGTGGAGGACTATGCAGGTACTAATAATCTCTATTGAAAGtttatataacataaaaacaaaacatgcataggtggatagttttctcattagcacttataccacatcttcttatatctatatacgcTGGTTGTGATCTGATATTCATACTGGTGCAAACACATcggtgtttgtgtgtgtgtgtgtgtgtgtgtgtatgtttgATGGCCCCTTCGGTGGTGCTGGTCAGTAATGATTATAGATTTGAAGTCAACCTTTTACAACCAAATACATGCAATAAATCAAATCAAGTTAAAATGTCAACACTTTCATGTAATTTATTTTAAACGTATGAAAAATGGGATTCTCAGACGCAAAAATGTACTTGTATACAATCACTTAAATTTGTAAAGTCTACGAAAAAATGACAGTATTATATTGTTTATTGGATATATTAGATAACCGATACATGCACATTCCCGGGTACTATGTAAAATATCCCAGCACAGCAACAATGAAAGGCTTACATTCACTATATAACATGAAGGTACTAAAATGTATGATTGTTCATGTCAATTTTAAAGTTATATTACGTATagtaatcatttatatattttattttagggttattttatttctttctacTGTAATCTCCTGATGTAAATGTGActgtgttttgtatatttttacttCAGGCTTGTTTCACATCTGTGACAGTGTATTTTAAATAAAGCTATATATATCATATAGTATATGTGTAACAGGCATCTTCTTGTTATCATTAGTTAGACATTTTCTAAAATTCCTGCAATTAAGGCTTAGGTATTTTAAATGCTGGAAAAATTGAAAGGCATATTTCAAAATACAGGAAATTATTCTATATGAAATGTTCACTAAAAATGTTGAAATGGCTGATCTGTTACGCATTTGTTCTGATTCATTTGTCTGGCTTTAAACCTGCATGGTCTTAGCAATACTATAACAATCACAGTTGGTTAAAACCAGACCATGACACATTTAGCCCTACGTGACTGTAGCAATTATTGTTCTTTCAACAAGCTGACTCATTTCCACGTATGACGGTATGATGCATACAGAGCAGGAGACACCTATCTTGTCAGCGTAATGCTTCTTCATGTTCTTATGGAGATCTTACAATTCCctgtacatgttttgtttttcagtTACCTTGATTTGTATCTTCTTAGTTGATTTTTAGATTTGAACATCAGTAAACTCAGTACTGTCGGATTGTAAAGACCTAGAACATCAGTAAACTCAGTACTGTCGGATTGTAAAGACCTAGAACATCAGTAAACTCAGTACTGTCGGATTGTAAAGACCTAGAACATCAGTAAACTCAGTACTGTCGGATTGTAAAGACCTAGAACATCAGTAAACTCAGTACTGTCGGATTGTAAAGACCTAGAATATCAGTAAACTCAGTACTGTCGGATTGTAAAGACCTAGAACATCAGTAAACTCAGTACTGTCGGATTGTAAAGACCTAGAACATCAGTAAACTCAGTACTGTCGGATTGTAAAGACCTAGAACATCAGTAAACTCAGTACTGTCGGATTGTAAAGAcctaaaataagaaatattatacAAACACCTCAAATGTTATTGTTTCCTTGTCTATAAGAActaaaaatttaaactttgtttttagGACGTTTTGTGGTACGAGAGTGTGTGGAATCCGTGGTAACAGGTTGTAGAGAGATGCGTCGTGACGGCGAGGTCTGTGACTGTGTCGGtgagttgtgtaacagtacagaCATACCCAGAGTATATTTCGGATTAATTATCGTCTTGGTTGTAGTGCAGAGATTACTACTGTTATAGACCGGGTACAAAGGAAGGCGATAATGAACACCAGTGGGATGTAATTACTTTTTACCAAACACTGTCACTCTGAACAATAATTGACAATATCACTCTTTTATGTAAATTTGCATCTACTCTGATTTCACCATATATGTACAGTAGTTCTCGTCCATCttcatattaattatatttgcatgAAAGCGAAATCAAGATAAACATATCTTATTGAATTGCAGGGAAATACTATGTAGTATTTTTTAAAAGTGCAGCTTTACCCCTTTCCAGCATCTTTAACGACAAATACCTCGTAACTAAATAAACATATGAACAAAGAAGAcagatatgtaaataaataaataggagatatatatgttgttttataatGAATGGTTAACAAGCTTCAAGGTTGTAATATATCAACCGCTTTATGAATTCAGTTAATTATGCGTGTTTTTGTAAATACTGATACTTTTCCTGAAAATAAATCTTCTATACATCCTTGCAGTGACATATATATGCACACAACACTTTTCTGGGTCAGTTTTTGTAAAATCTTTGAAATCTTGAGTAAGCTACTCACTAATTACTAACCctataattgatatacatgtatgaggagcaagatctgcctacccttccggaacacctgagattacccctagtttttgtgaggttcgtgttgctcatttttagctcacctggcccacagggccaagtgagcttttctcatcacttggcgtccggcgtccggcgtccgtcgtccgtcgtcgtcgtccgtcgttaacttttacaaaaatcttctcctctgaaactactgggccaatttttaccaaacttggccacaatcattattagggtatctagtttaaaaattgtgtccggtgacccggccaaccaaccaagatggccgccatggctaaaaatagaacataggggtaaaatgcagtttttggcttagaactcaaaaaccaaagcatttagagcaaatctgacagaggtaaaattgttaatcaggtcaagatccatctgccctgaaattttgagatgaatcagacaacccgttgataggttgctgcccctgaattggtaattttaaggaaattttgttgtttttggttattatcttgaatattatcatagatagagataaactataaacagcaaaaatgttcagtaaagtaagatctacaaataagtcaaaaggaccaaaatggtctgttgacccctttaggagttattgctctttatagtcaatttttaaccatttttcgtaaatcttagtcatcttttacaaaaatcctctcctctgaaactactgggccaaattaaaccaaacttgaccaaaatcatcattggggtatctagttaaaaaattgtgtccggtgacctggcaaaccaaccaagatggccgccatggctaaaaatagaacataggggtaaaatgcagtttttggcttatcactcaaaaaccaaagcatttagagcaaatctgacatcgggtaaaattgtttatcaggtcaagatccatcttccctgaaattttgagatgaattggacaacttgttgataggttgctgcccctgaattggtaattttaaggacattttgctgtttttggttattatcttgaatattattatagatagagataaactgtaaacagcaaaaatattcagcaaagtaagatctacaaataagtcaacaagaccaaaatggtctgttgatttctttaggagttattgccctttatagtcaatttttaaccatttttcgtaaatcttagttatcttttacaaaaatcttctcctctgaaactactgggccaaattaaaccaaacttggccacaatcattattggggtatctagtttaaaaattgtgtcccgtgacctggccaatcaaccaagatggccgccatggctaaaaatagaacataggggtgaaatgtagattttggcttataactctgaaaccgcagcctttagagcaaatctgacggggtaaaattgtttatcaggtcaagatctatctgccctgaaattttcagatgaatctgacaacctgttgttgggttgctgcccctgaattggtaattttaaggacattttgctgtttttggttattatcttgaatattattatagatagagataaactgtaaacatcaataatgttaagcaaagtaagatttacaaataagtcaacatgacgtaaatggtcaattgacccctaaggagttattgtcctttatagtcaatttttaacaattttcataaaatttgtaaattttaactaacattttccactgaaactactgggccaagttcattatagatagagataattgaaagtagcaagaatgttcagtaaagtaagatgtacaaacacatcaccatcaccaaaacacaattttgtcatgaatccatctgcttcctttgtttaatattcacatagaccaaggtgagcgacacaggctctttagagcctctagtttagttttctgtgttgtgtgtttgtgtactgttgtttgtctggtgtttcttggtctttttcttttttagtcattgcgttgtcagttaattcacgacttatgagtttgaatgtcccttttgtattTTTCGCCTCTCTTACGAAATAATCTGTACCTCGTTTGGTCGCTGGTTGAAAATTGTTTCATATGCAATCATATCCCTATTTTTGTAAGTAAATAATAGCATTGACTGTTATACGCTTTGTTTTGAAGACAATTTCAAGTCGAACATCTTGTTTACTATCAAACTCAAtgcatattttacatttatatcttaagccctggtcacaacgagCCCACAACACATCTATGCAGCGCCACGACAAGAAATTTTGTCAAATCGCGGGTCATCTGTGATCGTCGTCCGACAGTCGCTcgatattttgagcatcgtggcgctgtcgtgtgtcgtgggacgaaaattggacatgcaccttttttgctctacgattttttgtcgtgtcactgtcttgtggctgtcgtAAGAGTCTTACCACAATTGTGCGACTgtcgtgcgataaacacattgtcaTGGGTACCAACATAaaccattttaagaaagaaaaaaaaaatcgtacggcTGTCGTAATACATtcgtgatacagtcgcacgattctcacgaataccaaatttcgtacgatgctcgcacaGCATTGATTGTCCgtcgtacgacagtggtacgttcgtcgtgcaacatatttttgttttatttagaaaaatacaaTTCGTCGGTGATGAATATTTGGAAACATACCGTCGCTTAAAGAGGATGGCTATTCCACCATAACGAAATACGTTTGGCCCGGCTGAAAATGCGCCTTACCGGACTCCAACCAGAGCAAACAATcatctatttatttttcttttcggaGGCATCCTGGTTTAAATTCGctgaacaattataatataaactaATACGAAAAACGTCGTTTACTTGGACCGAACTTATAATGACACTTTtatattgaaagcaaatggcAAATAGCTTACAATAAAACGGGCCttctatatatactagtagtgCCGGAGTCAAACGCGCGAGTGACCCACGACTGTTGTGCGACAGTTGTAAGACAGACATACGACGCGCATCCCATGAcatgaaaatctgaaaaatagccccaaacaactcatgattgtcgtacgactgtcgcacgaccgacttgcgacaaacccacgacaggacaattacaattttttttctgtcgtGTACCCATCGTGTACCCAtcgtggacatgtcgtagctgatgtgaccattggaaatatttttttgacttttaatttgcacgacagtgccacgacaactattttatagatcttccacgacaaaaaa is from Mytilus galloprovincialis chromosome 6, xbMytGall1.hap1.1, whole genome shotgun sequence and encodes:
- the LOC143080864 gene encoding uncharacterized protein LOC143080864, with amino-acid sequence MEITQFAFVIIFLVNIVEGKMMKCYTCDSREDSHCGNTFGYTKVQAENKQLITDCKESQVCRKTTVEDYAGRFVVRECVESVVTGCREMRRDGEVCDCVGELCNSTDIPRVYFGLIIVLVVVQRLLLL